Within Stella humosa, the genomic segment CGCAGGATCGAGGTCTTGGTGACGTCGCGGGCGGACTGGATCTCGTCGTTGAGGACGACCAGGACGCCCATGCCGCGGGCCTCGGCGCTGCCGGCGACGCGCACGGCGTTGCGCAGGTTGGCGCCGGCATCGCTGCCGAAGGCCGAGGCCGGGCGCTGGGCGCCGACCAGCACGACCGGGATGTCGAGCTTCAGCGCCAGGTGCAGGAAATAGGCGGTCTCCTCCAGCGTCGAGGTGCCGTGGGTCAGCACGATGCCGTCCAGGCCGGGATGCCGGCCGGGCAGGGCGTGCAGCAGGGCCAGCAGCTCCAGCCAGTCCGGCACGTCGATGTCCGGGCTGCCGATGGCGCGCCAGGTGACCGGGATGACCTCGCCCGCGGCCGCCACCTCGGGGAACCGCTCCAGCAGGCCGGCGGGGTCGAGCTTCTGCCCGGTGTCGCCATAATCGACATAGTCGAGCGACCCATGGCCCAGCGACGAGATGGTGCCGCCGCTGCCGACGATGCAGACCTTCACTGTCCACCCCCCGCGATGGCAGGCCGGGTGACGCGGTCGCCGGCCGCCTGCTCATAGGCGTGCGCGACGGCCAGCACGACATCGTCGGCGAAGGCCTTGCCCACCACCTGCATGCTGATCGGCATGCCGCTGGAATAGAAGCCGCAGGGCACGGCCGCGGCCGGCTGGCCGGTGACGTTGAAGGGCATGGTGAAGTAGGGCTTGCCGAAGAAGGGGAAGACGGGCGCCTCCTCCATGCGGTCGGGCGGGCCGTACTGGGTGGCGGTCAGGATGGCGTCGTAGGGCGCCATTGCCAGGTTCATCTGGTCGACCAAGGTGCGGCGGAAGCGGATCGCCTGGATGTACTGGTCGGCCGAGATGAAGGCGCCCAGCCGCATGCGGTCGCGGAAGAGGGCGCCATAGATCTCGGGCTGGCGGCGCAGGTGGCGCTGGTGGATGGCGAAGCCTTCGCTCAGCAGGATGATGCGGCCGGCGGCGTGGAAGTCCATGAGGTCGGGCAGCGTCACCTCGTCGACGATCGCGCCCTGGCCGGCCAGCACGGCGGCGGCCTTGTCGATCGCGGCCACGAGCTCGGGGTCGGCCGATTCGTGCCATGCCTTGGCGACGCCGATGCGCATGCCCTCGACCGGGCGGCCGATTGCACCCTTGAAGTCGGGCACCGGGCCATTGACCGAGGCCGGGTCGGCCGGGTCATGCCCGGCCAGCACTTCCATCATCAGGGCGCAGTCCTGGGCGGTCCAGGTCATCGGCCCCGCATGGTCGAGCGTCCAGCTCAAGGGCAGCACGCCGCGGCGGGAGACGAGCCCGTAGGTCGGCTTCAGCCCGACCAGCCCGCAGAAGCCGGCCGGCCCCCGGATCGAGCCGCCGGTGTCCGACCCCATGGCGCCCGCGCACATGCCGGACGCGACGGCCACGCCCGAGCCACTGGACGACCCGCCCGGCTGGAGGTCGCGGTTCCACGGGTTGCGGGCGGGCGGGCTGAACAGGTCGGGGGAGGGGCCGCCGAAGGCGAATTCGTGGGTCGACAGCTTGCCCAGGCTGATGGCGCCGGCTTCCGCCAGGCGCGCTACCGTCTC encodes:
- a CDS encoding asparaginase; this translates as MKVCIVGSGGTISSLGHGSLDYVDYGDTGQKLDPAGLLERFPEVAAAGEVIPVTWRAIGSPDIDVPDWLELLALLHALPGRHPGLDGIVLTHGTSTLEETAYFLHLALKLDIPVVLVGAQRPASAFGSDAGANLRNAVRVAGSAEARGMGVLVVLNDEIQSARDVTKTSILRVQTFRTPDFGLLGYADPDRVLFYRKPTRAHAPDTEFSVEGAATLPRVDIVSSYAGADAVAIEAYLAAGARGLVLAGLAPGMVAPRQREPLDRAAAAGIPVIMSTRSMSGRVVPRAGLRNRGWLAADTLSPQKARILLMLGLTVTSEPERLQAMFDRY
- a CDS encoding amidase, with product MTSLTDMTIAGLSALIGSKQLSPVELVDAYLARIAAIDGDLSAYILVTTEEAKAAARTAEAEIAAGNWRGPLHGIPIGLKDIYSTKGIPTTAHSRLLKDNVPSEDAETVARLAEAGAISLGKLSTHEFAFGGPSPDLFSPPARNPWNRDLQPGGSSSGSGVAVASGMCAGAMGSDTGGSIRGPAGFCGLVGLKPTYGLVSRRGVLPLSWTLDHAGPMTWTAQDCALMMEVLAGHDPADPASVNGPVPDFKGAIGRPVEGMRIGVAKAWHESADPELVAAIDKAAAVLAGQGAIVDEVTLPDLMDFHAAGRIILLSEGFAIHQRHLRRQPEIYGALFRDRMRLGAFISADQYIQAIRFRRTLVDQMNLAMAPYDAILTATQYGPPDRMEEAPVFPFFGKPYFTMPFNVTGQPAAAVPCGFYSSGMPISMQVVGKAFADDVVLAVAHAYEQAAGDRVTRPAIAGGGQ